The Neomonachus schauinslandi chromosome 13, ASM220157v2, whole genome shotgun sequence DNA segment tcccgcatcgggctccctgctcggcagggagtctgcttcttcctctgaccctaacccctctcatgtgctcactctctctcattctctctctcaaataaataaataaaatcttaaaaaaaataaaaaatatattttattatattctgcaATATAAAGGTGCACATATTACATGAAAAAATCcaaatcttataaatatttacataaataaatatttaaatagataaatagacatGAACCTGGTCAACTGTAAGCGACTGTGGCTAGTAGAGTTGACATGTCGCTTAATACTTCTGAAAACCTTTAACAAATGGATTCTGTTGATGTCACCATAACAGCAGAAATGAGAGTCTTTGACACAGAAGAACAAGGGAAAGTGTGATATTATTAGTCAGAGGGAATCATTTCCATGGTGAACCGGTCTCATTTCTTGTTCCTTAATCTTTCTTGCAAGATCGTTGATGAAAACAAGGAGCTCGTGATTTCTGCTCTGACAATCTCCCAGGCACAAGGGCTGTATTGCTTCTCTTGCAGATAGAGGGAGATTCTTTGGAAGTAGTTCCTCAGGATGGAGTCCACCTTCATGAGGGGAGTCTCTGCCACCCCAGCCTCCTGCATGGGACAGGCATCCAGGTCGGTCAGCTGCTCAGAAAGTCCTGAGCAGAACTCCTCTAGGAGGGTCTCGTTCCAAGCAGCAGATGAAGCCTCTGTGCAGAAGAGGTGGAAGATCTTCTGGTTCATCACATGGACGACAGAGAGGGCTTGAGCCTTCTGCAACTGCTTGCCATCGAGCACCTCCTGGGGGAAGGCAAAGTCACTTGTGTACTTGTCACAAGAGCTAGCAGACATTCTCTTCATTTGTCCCAGGAGCGTCAAGGCCCTCCAGGCGAACAGGCCATGGTTCTGGGGCAGGTCACAtcccagagagcagagggagctgcagctGAGCACCACCAGGGTCACCAAGAAGGAAAAGGGCAGGGCCATTGGGGATCCTGCAGATGCTGCTGGCCTGGCTGGGGTGGGCAAGTCTGGGAACCGTGGCTCTAGGTTCTCTGAACATCTTCCCTTGTGTGTGTGGCTTAAGTAGGGGACATGGGAGTTTTCAATTTCTGAACGTTTCCCTTactttctacttctctttttgCTTTCCCTTCTGTACTTTCTCCTTGGGTTTAGAGCATGGGTTTCTCAaccatgtattattttattcattattgtcTCTTGCCTCCAGAGTCTTTTTGGATGTTTTTTAATTGAACCTTCCAAGAAAACTTAATAGCATGGATACACACTATATATAGTTACATATTGTATTTATATCTGTGCTTTATAGgtaaaaaagaaagtgtgaaGTTTATTCAATTCAGGGTTACGAatgactaaatattttaagctaaaagttaaattttaaagctATTGATGCTTAAGTATATAAGTAAATTTGATGAGTgacttataatttatttatatatataaattgtaataTATAAAGGACATATGCAAATTAACAATTTCTAAAAAGATATAATGATTTTGGTGTACTTAAACATTTcaaatccgggcgcctgggtggctcaatcattaggcatctgccttcagctcaggtcatggtcctggagtcctgggatcgagccccgaatcgggctccctgctccgcgggaagcctgcttctccctctcccaacctccctgcttgtgttccctctctcgctgtctctctctctctttcaaataaataaaatctttttaaaaaaaacccatttaaaacCATTCcaaattattaaaagcaaatgaaaaattaaattatttctaacatCTGTTTTTAGTGTACTGAATTTTAATGTTGCCTCATatgacaaaatcatttttaacttCACCTGCTACTAGATACTCTTGAAGGCATTgtcaaaatttgttttctgtttagcACTAGATAATTACTGATGTGTTGAGTAAGTGTTGTACAactaaatcataaaatataatctatttgtattttattgtcaAAGCCTGCAAGAAGTCTTTTCTGCTTACAGAACTCATATTTTCCCTTCTTGGGGAGGCTCAGACATGCAACATCCACAAGACATCTGATGGCAGCTCACAAGTAAGCACAGGTCACCTCTCCAGGTCAGACTTTGAGATCCAGGAAATGATGGAGAGAAACTCCTCCAATCCTAAATTATTCCTGTTATTCCTAGGTTTGTCACACTGATCTTGCGGACAGTTTGGGTATCTTCCAAGAACTCTGTGTCATTGATTCTGTGTAAAACCCAAGAAAACCCAATGAGAGACAATAAATGCTAAGGTTTTGTTAGACCGCTCCAAGGTCAAGCTTTGGAGAGCCACAGACCATTGCAATATTTCAGATTGGTTCTCAGCCATAAGAAGCAATTGTAACTCTTGGGAGCAAGTGTAACAACTATTCCATCTGGTGGGGGAATATTGATAATGGGAGAGACAATGTAGATACAGAACCAGGGACTATGAGAAAAATCTTGATATCTTTTACTCAATTTTGCTCTGAAGCTAACTACTCTTTAAGAAAAGtatgttttttcaaaaatatacaaaagctaTGGAAATTGGCTTATTACACTATTGGAGTCAGTTGCTTCCAAGAATGAGCCTTTTTTGCTCTGAAAAAACATCTCCTGCCAGGAGAAAGGCTTCTGCATAGaacagaaatgtctccagacttgCTCACTGTCTCTGTCCGTCTTAGCCAGTAGGGGGCACTCttccttcataaatattttaacaggCCACAGAGTAAACTGACccagctttttatttcctttttgctaAAGCGGCTGTTACATCTCTGCAGCGGGGACATTCCCTCAGGTCCAAAAATAGTcaccaggagaaaaagaagagaacaagGCCTCTCCTAGGAGAGTTTCCAAAAACCTAGAACTTTCacacaactcttggtttcagttagCGGCTTTGTACTTGGAAGTAAAATTGCCAGCCAGAAACCACAAGGGTAGAGGAAGCAGCTGTGTGAATGGGCAGGAGAGCCTCCTGAAGAGTAATGAGGAGGGCAGAGCTCCCTGGGGGTTTCTACATGGGCAGAGGGAAACATTGTAATATGGGAGTGAATGGATGGGATTGGGGGAAGGAGGATAGAAGGGGGAAATGTGCTAGGAATCAgaatatatagtgtatataaagCATGtacaatatacatatacatattatactaTTGTGTATATAATCGATGAGCCACGTGTTCCCAATTCTGTGTTTTAGACCATCAGCAGTTGTCAATCAGTAACAGAGAGGCGGCTAGGAGAAGTCCACTATTCTCTTCTAGATCTCTATGAATAAATAAGAGTCACCATCTGTTAAAGCTTCATTCAGTGGGAAATATGCTGCTAAGTGCTTCTAAGTGTTCTAGATTATTTACTACTCACAACTCAAGGAACATTTCCAGCCTCCTTTAtatttggagaaactgaggtccaaagagATTAAGCAAATTATTCCGGATCAAACATCTAAATTCCTTAGCAAAATCTAGACGCAGTACATAATCCTGTATCACATGTCATAAATATTCCTTACAATTCTTACTTTGTAGTTCTCATATAGTTTAATCccaaatttatacattttcttgCTCTCTGTCTTGTTTGCTGGTGCTCTGGCTTTTTATTGGTTTTCACCTAATTTGTCCCTTCGGatattggaaaagagaaagtttctgattcactttcattttttcatcttatgAGGGAAGTGTTCCTGGCCATTATATTCATTGCAAACTCCTTATTTATTAATGC contains these protein-coding regions:
- the LOC123326492 gene encoding interferon alpha-1/2-like yields the protein MALPFSFLVTLVVLSCSSLCSLGCDLPQNHGLFAWRALTLLGQMKRMSASSCDKYTSDFAFPQEVLDGKQLQKAQALSVVHVMNQKIFHLFCTEASSAAWNETLLEEFCSGLSEQLTDLDACPMQEAGVAETPLMKVDSILRNYFQRISLYLQEKQYSPCAWEIVRAEITSSLFSSTILQERLRNKK